Proteins encoded within one genomic window of Spirulina major PCC 6313:
- a CDS encoding DUF309 domain-containing protein, protein MIPNAFSQAIGEFQRQDFYACHDTLEALWIEALEPEKQFYQGVLQVAVACYHLENHNQRGAVMLLGEGVRRLRDYQPEFSGIDVDRLMATSLALLGQLQQLAVQNDAAQGNAGMDFPLPDVQWLDSSGKGNSSAEKGI, encoded by the coding sequence ATGATTCCAAATGCCTTCAGCCAAGCCATTGGCGAATTTCAGCGCCAAGACTTCTACGCCTGCCATGACACCCTCGAAGCCCTGTGGATCGAAGCCCTAGAGCCTGAAAAGCAGTTCTATCAAGGGGTGTTACAGGTGGCGGTGGCTTGCTATCACTTGGAAAACCACAATCAGCGGGGGGCGGTAATGCTCCTGGGGGAAGGGGTGCGGCGGCTGCGGGACTATCAACCGGAGTTTTCAGGGATTGATGTGGATCGCTTGATGGCGACGAGTTTGGCCCTCCTGGGGCAACTTCAGCAGTTAGCCGTTCAGAATGATGCGGCTCAGGGGAACGCAGGGATGGATTTCCCCCTGCCGGACGTGCAATGGCTCGATTCGTCAGGAAAGGGGAACAGCAGCGCGGAAAAGGGAATCTAG
- a CDS encoding ferredoxin-thioredoxin reductase catalytic domain-containing protein, which produces MTSTNDQPQNGTKTLEAMKSFSETYAKRTDTYFCVDPSVTAVVIEGLARHKDELGSPLCPCRHYEDKEAEVKAAYWNCPCVPMRERKECHCMLFITPDNDFAGDQQDITMDELIKARESLS; this is translated from the coding sequence ATGACTTCGACAAACGATCAACCGCAGAACGGCACAAAAACCCTCGAAGCGATGAAAAGTTTTTCGGAAACCTACGCCAAGCGCACCGATACCTACTTTTGTGTTGATCCGTCTGTCACCGCCGTTGTGATTGAAGGGCTGGCCCGCCATAAAGACGAACTCGGCTCACCCCTGTGCCCCTGCCGCCATTACGAAGACAAAGAAGCCGAGGTCAAAGCCGCCTATTGGAACTGTCCCTGTGTGCCGATGCGGGAACGCAAAGAATGCCACTGTATGCTGTTCATCACCCCCGATAATGACTTCGCCGGCGACCAACAAGACATCACCATGGACGAGTTGATCAAAGCACGGGAAAGTCTGTCCTAA
- a CDS encoding ComF family protein — MALPWFRGLLSLIFQETCPLCYQTAATVFCPDCQQRVQACQRSHPPEPQKILAWGTYREGLREAIAALKFKNNPQLARPLGHWLAAAWLAQAPPKLRPIVVPLPMHAAKRQERGFDHAELLARHFCHYAHLPLAAQGLERSRATQAMFQLNAQERQRNIAGAFTLGPDFRRRLPKRPILLLDDIYTTGATVKAAAQVLRRAELTLAGVVVLAVPHRSSRSTVPRSPSR; from the coding sequence ATGGCCCTTCCCTGGTTCCGGGGGCTGTTGTCCCTGATTTTTCAAGAGACTTGCCCCCTGTGTTACCAAACGGCGGCAACGGTATTCTGTCCCGATTGTCAGCAGCGGGTGCAGGCCTGTCAGCGATCGCACCCCCCCGAACCCCAAAAAATCCTCGCCTGGGGAACCTATCGTGAGGGGTTGCGCGAGGCGATCGCCGCCCTCAAATTCAAAAACAACCCCCAACTGGCCCGCCCCCTCGGTCATTGGCTCGCCGCTGCCTGGCTCGCCCAAGCCCCGCCCAAGCTGCGCCCCATCGTCGTCCCCCTCCCCATGCACGCCGCCAAACGCCAAGAGCGGGGCTTTGACCATGCCGAACTGTTAGCCCGTCACTTTTGTCATTACGCCCATCTCCCCCTCGCCGCCCAGGGTCTCGAACGCAGCCGCGCCACCCAAGCCATGTTCCAACTCAACGCCCAAGAACGCCAGCGCAACATCGCCGGAGCCTTCACCCTCGGCCCGGATTTTCGCCGTCGTTTACCGAAACGGCCGATCCTCTTGCTCGATGACATTTATACTACGGGAGCAACGGTAAAAGCAGCGGCTCAGGTGCTCCGTCGTGCTGAATTAACCCTCGCTGGAGTTGTTGTCCTGGCTGTGCCCCACCGGTCTTCCCGTTCGACTGTGCCGCGATCGCCCTCTCGCTAA
- a CDS encoding GtrA family protein — translation MTSLPLKTRVNQFFAKPMVRWWIVGLFFTGFNFPLLYVLKEVAGFSVAIASLIAAELTTIIRFFLNDRWVFGHPAPTWKRFWQYHVTNFGSFVVWWGGVNLFDAIGVYYLLAALLATFTSVGLSMITNFLWIWRKKPSSSDHSAP, via the coding sequence ATGACTTCCCTTCCCCTCAAAACCCGCGTCAACCAATTTTTCGCCAAACCCATGGTGCGGTGGTGGATTGTGGGTCTTTTTTTCACTGGGTTTAACTTTCCCCTGCTCTACGTCCTCAAGGAAGTGGCCGGCTTCTCCGTGGCGATCGCCTCCCTGATCGCCGCCGAACTGACCACGATCATTCGCTTTTTCCTCAACGATCGCTGGGTCTTCGGCCATCCCGCCCCCACCTGGAAACGCTTTTGGCAATACCACGTCACCAACTTTGGCAGTTTCGTCGTTTGGTGGGGGGGCGTGAACCTGTTTGATGCGATCGGTGTTTACTATCTGCTCGCGGCCCTCCTCGCCACCTTCACCTCTGTGGGGTTGAGCATGATCACCAATTTTCTCTGGATTTGGCGAAAAAAGCCCTCTTCCTCCGACCATTCTGCCCCTTGA
- a CDS encoding P-II family nitrogen regulator, with protein MKKVEAIIRPFKLDEVKIALVNAGIVGMTVSEVRGFGRQKGQTERYRGSEYTVEFLQKLKVELVVEDSQVAMVTEKIIAASRTGEIGDGKIFVTPVEKTIRIRTGEENLEAV; from the coding sequence TTGAAAAAAGTAGAAGCTATTATCCGGCCTTTCAAGCTCGATGAAGTCAAAATCGCCCTTGTCAATGCAGGCATCGTGGGAATGACGGTCTCCGAAGTGCGCGGTTTCGGTCGCCAAAAGGGGCAAACGGAACGCTATCGGGGTTCAGAATACACGGTGGAATTTCTCCAAAAGCTCAAGGTGGAGCTAGTTGTGGAAGATAGCCAAGTGGCCATGGTGACGGAAAAAATCATCGCGGCATCTAGAACGGGTGAGATTGGAGACGGGAAAATCTTTGTGACCCCCGTTGAAAAAACGATTCGGATTCGGACTGGCGAAGAAAATCTCGAAGCGGTCTAG
- a CDS encoding Uma2 family endonuclease — translation MTHPASPRPPHLTPQAYFEWEAQQDLRYEYFDGDVFAMTGGTLPHADIALNLASLCRASLRRCCEDCGPVRRGGGR, via the coding sequence ATGACACACCCGGCAAGCCCACGCCCACCCCACCTCACACCCCAAGCCTATTTTGAGTGGGAAGCCCAACAAGACTTGCGCTATGAATATTTTGATGGTGATGTTTTTGCGATGACCGGGGGAACCTTGCCCCACGCTGATATTGCCCTCAATTTAGCCAGTCTATGCCGCGCCTCTCTGCGCCGATGCTGCGAGGATTGTGGCCCCGTTCGGCGCGGAGGTGGTCGATGA